ACATTAGGAAGTGAGAGTCTGATGTATATCAATACCAAGAATACTAGGCTATATGAAAAAACTGCATGTCAAACTGATGATTCTCCCTTTACATTTGTTAGAGGAGCCTGCATTGTAGCGAACTTATTTGTAGGCAGTTTATGGTGAATAAGGGTTCTGTTAATTTCGCATATATGTTCAAGTAGCATTGTTGTATCAAGAGAGTGTAAAAGGATCTGGACAACCCATTTCTAGATTTAATTGACATGCCCTTTAAAGCCTAGCTGAATTTCATCTAATTCTGCGATGATCAAAGGGGATGACATGGATACTGAAAAACAAAATCATACTATAAGATCCCGATGTTGATTACCTGCACCTTGCAGTTTAGGTTCATTTGCTGATTGAAAGAAATTCCTTGAGGCAAAGCATGATTTATTGTTACAGATAAAGTTTTTCGAGAAGTGCTATCCAGAAACCTAGTCTTAGTTCTTCCAAACCTGTTCAAGGGGATCGTACTAAGGTGCATGTGGCGAGTTAACCTTGAGTGTCGCAGTTTAGAGTCAAGGCTTTAGGTAACCACTTTAAAGGATAGAATATGTTTTTCAAAAATTTCAGGTTGGTTATAGTTTATTATTGGTTTCTTTTTACGTAATACTAACTTCAATTCAAATATGTCAGTGAATCTTACTGAAAAATAGCTAGTAGAACTTCGTCAATATACACCAGTGAACGTATCTTGAACTGTGTTTTAGTAGAAATTTCATTTGCTAATCTGGGGTTTCTCATTTCGTTCTATCTGAAGTTTCCATTTTCTACTGTTTTTTCGATTCTGTACCAAGTCAAGCTTATACAATGAAGGGCTGACTATGCATAACTATGATTGAGCTTTGTGGAACTTTAATACTATTTGTATTGGTTGGTAATGCAGTCGAAGATATCAAAGAGAAGACTCAGGCTACCAGCTCTTGTCCACCCTGCTTACGCCACAACAATGAAGAAACTCAACTTTATGTCATGTTGAGGGTGTGCGACTTAAAGACTCCCCAGTTCCTGGTACAAGATGGATGTTATCCTTTCTGGTTTCGGAGTTTTTTCAGATATTCAGAAGACCCAGACATCAAACTTGAGAAAATCATATGGATGTGtgtttttcttctgtttttctaCTCTTAGAAAATTTTGGGGTCTCGGATTTTGTTTAAAAACAGATGTCAGATGATTTTTTACTCAGCGTTAGATCCTTGTTTATGAGAATATATTTTTTGAGGTGAACCGGAAATGGAGAAGCTGAAGAGTTACGGTAGAACCGTAGAAGAAGCTGCTCCTCTCACCACCACTCTTGCTCGAAGTGTGACTGTGGCGAGATACCTTTATGGTTGTTCCTAGAGAATATAGCCTCCCGTGGCATAGATCTGTGGATATTGCAATTCTTATAAAAATAGTTGGGTCGACTTATTAAGAAAAGGCGTTTACCTTAAGAGTCAGGTCCTTTAGCAGTCTGTGCTTGAGGGTGCAGACGAGGTTTACCTACATGTGATGCCCGAGAAAAATGTTTACGAAAAGTCAAATCCCTCCAGGTATCCTGAAAATCAGTAAATGGCGCTGCTTCCCTTGGTTGCTAGACTACTGCTACTGCCGGGAGTATTTTGCTAAATAGATGTATCTATACCCTTCTACGCCAGTTGAGCATTATTACGATATGCATCAAATAGGTCATGACTCGACGCATGACTGCTAATAGGGGTACCGGAGAGGAATCCAGAATTCACAAAGATTAAACTAAAAGTGGTTTGTCGGTGTTTGTGTACCGGAGAGGAGTCCAGAATTCACAAAGATTAAACTAAAAGTGGTTTGTCGGTGTTTGTCTTGGATGCACTTTGGTATCCTCCCGGTAATCTAATGTACGTGAAGAACAAACATTTTTAAAACTATTAGGCATTAGCCCATCCCCGTGCTGACAGTGCAGGCCTATTATATCACAAAAAGATTGTGCATCCCGTTTGTTTTTAGTGTTTTGACAATGCTTCATTTTGAAAGATacattataattgtttgttaAGAAACATCGCCGGTCAAACCAAAAAATCATCTCTTTACTGTACCATCATGGCTTCATTCCGAATCATTAAGTCCTAGTATCTTATTGGTAACAAAAGGATTTGGAGAAGTTAACAAAAGGATAACTGAAAAGGAAAACGACAAATGAGAAATTATGTCAATTTACACCACGGTAGTCCTCGTATAGAGATTCATTAACCAGACAATTTGAAGGTGTGCATGATACATTGTTTGATTTATATTTCTTTTTTATCAATAGGAAACGACATATTTTCTTGAGCTTCAACCCTCTCCTTACAAAAAGAAATGCGTCACCCTCTTTCCTTCCTCGAAATATTTTCAGGGGTGGTGGGGCCTCGATTTGTGCTGCTCAACGGGCTCTTCCCACCTCTTTCTCTTCCCCTTGCCAAAACGATCAACACCCAGCAGTGGGGTCTCGCTCCTCTGTTTATATAATCGATTCCCGGGCAATTTCTTCTCAAGTACAAGTCAAAGAGAATGATAAGGGAAATACCCAAATGAAGAGTTGAGATCTCTTACTATGTCATTGCATCTCAACATAAGGTTTAACATCTCACTTGaaatatcaactttattcatgcTAATGTTGGTGGCGATGGTGTGTGTGGTAGTTCTTTGCTGATCAAGTTCATTATATTGAgggattttcatgaaaccttgACCAGTAATAAGAGGAGGTTGAAGAGGCAAAAGAGAAGCAGGAGGCAGTGGTGGAGGGATAAACTTTTGAAAGTTCTTACTATTAATATCCATTCCATGCCCAAATGAGGATGTTGCAAAACTACCATCTGAAGCACTACTACTACTGTTGTTGCTAAGCATCAACTCTTCTCCCCTACTACTACTACCACCAGCTGCACTTTCTTCCACACCCAACTTAAACTTTACACGTGGGTTGTTTTCTCTTTGAATGCTACCCATAACTGAACCTGTTGTCTCTTCTCCTATCGGCTTCTTCAGACATGATTTCAATTGGACCGCTGAATGCTGTTTCTGCTGGGTTTGGCGAGTTGTTGGATATTCATCAATGATATCATCCGGCCGAGATTTAGTGGCAGATTCAGCAGGTACCACATCCTTCAGCTGGTAGTTCACCTTAACATTGCCAAATAGACCTCTGTTTCTGACAGCATAATCATATGCCGCTACTGCATGAGACTTGTTCTTAAACACAACCCTGCAGGTCGATGACTTCCAAAATACACGAAGGAGAGAGTGATCAAGCGGCCCAAACCGTGCAAACCTTGCCTTCAGCTCAGCCGGAGACGGCAAACTTGTTCTAGGAGGAAACATCATTGACAGCATTGCAGGCCCAGGAACCTTTGCTTGGAGATTTTCATGTCTCTTAGTGACCGTAGCTGTCTTGGTTGGTTTTACAGGAAAAACCCCACCAGTCCCTGCCTCTTTCCGTTCTGCTTGCTTTGGTTCTGGAACCCTTAGGATTCCACCCTTCTTTTCAGCAGTCAACGACTTCAACTCGCTCATTTTCTTGAGCTTTTTGGCAGATTTCTCTTCTTGACGTTCAGAAAGGCTACGTTTTTGTCCGGCTTTAGTAGGATCATCCGGTCTTGGCAAAGGTTTTGGTAGTCTTGCAGACGATTTTATTGCATTCTCACCAGAAGGGATCTTACACGGTCCAGCACCAGCGAGAGACTTATTTTGGTTAAAGTTTGACGTTTCAGGGTCATTCGTAGGAACCAGTACCAAGCTCTTCTGATAAACAAGGGTACGTAATTGCAGCAGAACATGTCGTACAATTGTAGGACTGTTTCTTCCCACCCCATAGAATGGATCAACAGCCAGACCTAGCAGGTCATCGAGCAGTTCTGGAAGTTCAACACTGATCTTTGAAGGGTCATCCTTCGGCGACAGCTCCAAGGAATCAGAGAAAATAGTACTGTTGGCACCACCCATTTTCTTTTGTGGATCTAGCTGTAGTTTTCCAGTAGACTTTCTCAAGAACTCTCCATCTTTCCCTTTTTTTAGACGCTTCGGGGGTTGATCTGAGATATCTTCTGACCCTAATTgcttcttcctctttttctttttttcgccCATAATAGTCTTATCAGTACTCAAATTCATTGGTCGTTTAAGAACCTTTGCTTTCTTAACAACCGTATCAGAACTCATACCACTCGCCCCTTTGTGAAGCTTGGCATCGACAGGAAATGGAGGTGCACCCAGAGGCTCCAAAATATCTCTGCCATCACCACTTTCGGAAACTTGATCTAGTCCCCCATACCCTTCTGAAGTTAATATTAGTTGTTCGGGTTGTTCAAGTCCTTCAGATTTTCTTGGTTGTGATGTACTCTCCTCCAGTTTCAAATATACATCAGCCTTTTCCAGTTTCTGGTTAGCACTATCTAGAGTTCCACTGGCTTCTGAATTCATCAATGCAATTGAACCATCCAATTCAGTATCAGTGGTACCTGTATCCCCAACACGCATCCCTTTATCACTCATTTGACGTGAGACATCCGTATCCTCGAACCCAGAGCTTCCTTCTACTATGACAGTGCTGATGTCCGTGCTAGATTTAGCAACACCGACACCATCACAGTTAACTGTTTGAACTCCTTCATGTTCTTTAGAAATCGAAGGCTTCTTAGAAACAGATGGTGTTCTCTTTTTGAAAACATAATCCCCTGGTGCCATTGCCACAGTACCTGCGTGACCTTTGCTAAGTTTTGGACCTTTAGGTACATTCGGTTTATCCCTACGTTTGAGTAGAAACTTATCCTTCTTCACTTTGTCCTTGACTTTTGACGACTTTGTGAAGCCTTTCTCACCCAATGCTTCAGCAATTACGAGAGGACCACTTAAAGGAGCTGAAAAGAATTAAAAGATACATGACATAAAGATTTGCTTGTATACTAGTGATAGTATAAGTAACCATGAAATTGTGTTAAAGGGAAGGATACCAACTTTATATGGCAATAGAAAGCAACCAAGTGGTACAAATATGTTTCAACTAGATGTTTATACAACGAGGAATGTGTGGACGATAAATAGACATGCATGTAAATTATTTTGATGGAATACAAACATTTTCATTTGACAAAGCCGGAGACAGCATTCAGATGGAATATCAGTAAATTTACTTGAGGTTACTCCACATATAAAATTGAGCGAAATGTGTTCGGTCATTTCAAAACTTAGTACAGAAAGGACAAGCTTAATCCAACATTTGGCCAAAGATGTTTTAAGAAACCCAAAGAAGCATAATGGAGAAACAAACAGAAAATTTAATATATTAGGATCACATCTAACAGGATTATACATTGTGTGACAAACTTTAGTAACATAAATCTATAAACAAAGATTATAATAGCCGTTATTTTAAATAAAACATGTACCTCGAAGGGGAACTTTAGCAGCCTGATCCAACACCCGTGTTGCACTGGTATCAGGGCGTGCGGATGGCCCTCCAAATGCCTGAGAATAGGTCTCGTCGAATTCTTCATAAGTTTCTTTCCGTAGAGCAAGAAAAGTAGCCACGTTCCTAATCCAATCAATACCCTTCCTTTCATTATCCTTTTCCCCGTAATCCCGGGGATTGGCAGCCAACTGCTGAACGAAGGAAAGTGCTTCACCAGGCTGAAAACTATCTCTTGCATTTTTGATTTCCTTAACCGAATATGTCCCTCCTTCATAGTCTAGCACATCAACTGTAAATTGCCCTCGAATGATTGTTGGCCGAAAATTGTGGGGGTTTCTACAACAACAAACCAACCCAAGAGAAGCTCTTCGACGAACTTCATCAACAGCTTCTTCAACAGCTCTAACAAAAATCCTCATAGTCGTTTGTTGTGATTTTTCAGAATAATTTGGTTCAAATGGAATCAGCTCAGCTGGATCAAACCATCCATAACTACTATCGCCAAAAAATGCAACTAATACATGACCGACTCGTTTTGAACGCCTAACAGATGTTGTAGCATATGCTTCACTAAAAACTTGCCCTGGCCACCATGGATGAGACTTTACTTTCCCCCAAACCATATCCCCTGGTTCAAAGCCAAAACTCATTGCCTTCTCAGCTTCTAATCCAAATGCCTCTGTCATTCTATCATCATTCCCTTCATCTACAGTTGAATAAGCTGAATTAAAATCCAATACGTTTGATTTCTCAGccatttcatcatcttctttcatctcCTCACTAGACCAATCTTCACTTTTCTCATCAAAATCCTCTTCTCTTACCGCCCCAGCCTTTTCTTCGGACACCCTAGTTTCCATTTTCACATCTACACTAGAATCCACAGAAACACCCTCCAAAGACCTCTTCGATTCTACAGTTTTAATATCAAAAACATAATCTGTATCATTAttattagaaaccctaattccaacTTTGCTATCTAATTCTTTGTTAACAAACTCAACAGTAGTTGAAATATTATTACCTGACACTTCATCCGATTCGTCTTGCCCAGTCTTATCACCCTCAAGTGAATCCTCAGTTTTGTCAGGAGAATCAAACTCGAACGAAGGAAATTTAGTGGAGACAtcatcagatttttcttcttctctatcaGATTCTTCGTTAGTTCTTGTCATAGCCATCAAACGAAATATCTGATAATAATCGAAACCCTTGAGATTTAAAGATTGATAAGAAgaagaaaccctagaaaattgAAAACAGACGACATAAGTCTCGAGCTCTGATAAAATTTGTGTAcaaaaaatgaagattatttttCGGATCCAAACGTTTCCTTAACTTCTGAGCCTTTTGGTTGGACACGTGACCGTAGAATGTGTTATTAATACCCTGGGCCCTAGGGGTGAGTATGGGCCAGTATGGACCGGTATTGGCTGGTTTTTAACTCATCCGCACCCAATCAAGTTTTgcgtccgcatccaatccaacaacCAACAGATTTGCATCCAACGGATgaacggataatccaatggacttgttttagttaaaatttataatgagaAAATAAAGCCGACATAACCGACTTCTTATAGAACCTACACATTAtgtatatgtatataaatataaaagtatcatggacaacactccaagcaaacaccTTAGGAATTCGTAAGTTATCtatatattttctaaaaactatataaatgcccttaatcTAATGATTATGGATTTCCAACTGATTTTCATGGTTGCATCCGGACCCAATTCGTTAtctgttggatttcaaaaatctcatccgcatccaatccattggTGAACGATTTGGATATCCATCCATAAAACTActgttggtcccggttaaatttGCGGACTACGGTTAAATTGCTCACCCCTCAATCCCTGGCCCTTGGGTAACAAATCTGAGATCAAAACACATAAACATGCCCACATGAACTCCCCAGTGGTTGTAAGTCCAGTCCAGTGATAATTTTTTATTGCAAATTAGAGTTGGAGAAGGAGAGAAGCTCTGAGGAACAGTGTGCCTTACAAGCCaactcaaataaaaaaattggattttctttcaaaagattatttttttcatttcatgATTTTTATGCAACTTTTACAATTTAGTTTTAAAAAAAACGACTGTTATGATTTAGTTATGATATTTTCTTCGTGTGATTAAgctagttttcaaaactatgcCTTCCTAGATATGTGGTATTATCTTGGACAGACATTTCATTCCTTTATTCTAACCCTGATATTTCTTTGTTTAAATTTTTTTCCCATTCTCTCGTATATCGAGTTTATTACTATATCTATTtattaacatatcatcaaaatctaGTCTAATGATAGTGTATTATCTTTTCAGGTTATTTGACAATCAATCGGGGGTATCCAATGGTGGATTTCTGAAAATAAAACAGTGATGTTAaccatcctcttagtgttgatggtCCATATTAGTATATCGATATCATCGATTCCTGTAGCATATCTTAGTAGTAGTACAATTGTTATAATCATCACCAAATACTTCAAACAAATCATGATCAAAATCGATACCTTCAAATCCAAAGTCAACATGAAcagaaaattcaattttttttggctCCTAAACTGATGTCGATTCCTGGCAGAGAAAACAACCTTCAATTAAGTTACATGCAACTTTCGGTTTTGACCATATATTCCAAAAATCATCTTATGCCTTTTCAATAACTTATCAAGAATAATATATTGGACATACGGGATTTCAACTCCAGATAAAAGAAAAGTGGTTTGTGgctatatacatatggttttcaagaTAATTTTTTCAACCTAAATCATACTGTTTTGAGATCTAAACGCTCTCAATTTTACTTTCAAAGAAACCATAAAATATCTTCAAACTCCTAAACCGTATTAATCAACTTTCAAGACAACTAAGAAATGCATCCATAGCAATACCACAACCATGGGAGAACTGTTGGCTCATCTCAAACCATTAATAAAGCTGCATAAGAATGGTCTTATGCAATTTTGGGAAAACTAATGGCAGaagacaaaataaaaatgaagatTTTTAGAGAAGGCATTAATTTTCTATAAAGTAGTTATCGAAACAAAGAAATATGTATCATGGGGCATAAACTTATGCTTGTAGGGCTTAACAGTGAAGACAAAAAAAACGAAGTGATTCAGAATGGTCTATGGCTGATTGGAGGGGCTATGTTTGATGTTCAAAAATATTGTTCCAACGTCCCTTTAAAATGCCATATGTTTATACATCAAAAGTTTACAGTTCAGTTTAAGTACTTGAAACTTGGGCATATGAATGTTGTTGTTGATAGCGAAGCTATTAGATttatgggaaagaaaatatctaCACACTCGAAAAACTTGAAGCTAAGATACGGTAACACTGTGAAGGCTGAAATAGAAATCGAACTCACGAAGCCACTACATCGTGGTGGCCggtggaaaactatctttggagAAGACGTATGGATCCGTTATCAATCAACCTAATACCCTACATTATATTGAAACTGTTAGTATGGATACTCATGTCAACATGCAGATGGATTCGGAATTTCAGAGGCAGATACCTCTGAACCCATGAAAGATTGTCAGGGTGACCATACTCAAGTATACACTGGAACCACTCATCTTTCTAATTTTTCAACTTCTTTTGTCATCAAAATTCTATTAATTTGTTTGTTATGCactatatattttttattgtaaAAAATATTACACAGAATTGTCGGGGATTCAATGATACAAAGACTAGAAACCACATAAAAAATCTAGGTAGAACTCATAATCTAGATACAATATTTTTTGCAGGAAACTAAAATTAACTCTGAGAAAATTCTCAAACTTTCTTAGTGTTTAGATTATCCCAATTCTCATTTTGAACCATCTATAGGTTTGTCTGGAGGCTTACTTCTCCTTTGGAAATATGGATTTGAGTTTGATATTGTACATTCCTCTAGAAACATGATTCATTATCTAGTGaggcatgatgcatcaaaatatGAATGGCTTTTATCTTGTGTGCATGGCTCTTGTAAGCCAAAGGAAAAGAAAACTCAATGGAGTTTTATAAGAGACTTAGGTCCAAAAATTAATCAACCATGGGTTTTAATTAGTTACTTAATATTATCCTTGACCCTGGTGATAAGATTGGTAGAAAAACTGCGTCTAGTTCTTCATCTCCTTATACAACTCAATGTATTATGAGGAAGGTTTAATAGACTTGAGTTATAATGGTACACCTTTTACTTGGACCATTAATAAGCATACGACAAGAAAAATCAAGACAATATTAGACAAAGAATTAACTAATGATGATTGGCTTATTCAATTCCCTAACTCAAATTTTTCTCATTTAACTACCTACGATCTGATCATACTCCAATATGCTTGAATTTGTATAAGTCTGATAATAATATAAGTAGAAATTGGAAGTTTTTTGTTTGTTGGTTAAAAGACAGCTCATGTAATAAAAGGTTGGAGTCCAAGTATTCAGTTGGAGTTTCTCACAAATGTCAATCACTAGCTCAATGTTACTAGGAAAGTTCTTGGAATCTGGAAGAAAGCTTTATTTGGAAATATTAATACCAAAATAGAAATCTTTACTATCATCTTGATAGTTTAAATCTTTTAGTTGGAAATTATGACACCACATAAGATATTCTTAGAGTCGAGAAGGGGATTGACAAATGAGAAGATATTAAAAGGAAATTCTGgatgcagaaaaataaaaaaaaaatattcaaagaaGTCCACAAGAATATAATAGTTCACCCTGCCAGTGCTAATAGACAACGGTCAGTAAATAGAATAAAGGCTTTACAAGATAAAAATGATGTTTGTTATTCACATAAAGGTACCTTCTCTCATCTATTAAGTGACCACTTCCAATAAATCAACACCTTATCATATCTTACTTTAGATGAGGACTTTCTATGATATATCAACAAGGTAATTAACCCACGGGAAAATGAAAGACTCGTCGTTATACCTGTAGAAGCCGAATTTTGGAAACTCTGAAGAGCGTGGACCCGTGGAAAGTACATGGGCCTGATGGCTTTCCTCCGGGCTTTTATCTGATACAGTGGGACATCATTAAAGATGATATGGTTCGAATAGTACTGGATATTTTCAGAAGTAATTTTATTAACAATAAATTGAATCAGAAAAGATTAATGTTGATACCCAAAGTCAAAACACCAAGCTCACCAGTAGATTACAGACCCATATCACTTTGCAACATATCATTTAATCCCATATCTAAACTTATGGGCATAAGAATGAAGCACGAGTCAATATGCATATGTCCTAGGAAGGCTTATCTCAGACAACATTTCACTAGCTCATGAGATTATACGTACATCGAAGAGGAAAAATAAAGCTGACAGTTATTTAGCTTTAACACTAAACATGTCCAAAGCTTTGGACGTGCTAGAATGGAGCTTTATCGTGGAAATTATGAAAAAAAATGGGATTTGGATATGGTGTTCACCAATCTTTCAGTGTATCTTAACCAATGAAATTTTGATACCACTAAATGGCTCACCATGCAATCCATACAAACATACTAGAGGAATATGCCAAGGCGATCCAATATCTTTGTTTCTCTTCATAGTGGCTATGAAAGCTTTCTCATGAGCAATGGTTGTTGCTGACTACTTTAGATatataagtgttagagcattgctcggtcgaactcacaagtgttgctatctcaagcttgtttccaaaactatatcttgatttctagtctacaattagttaagtctcggactaggataaaagtatgtagttgagaatcggacatcactgcgttctaccgtttgaagtcgaagatcaaccgaagcttttggagaacttattCAACAAAAGGAAAGTGAAGACCCGAACCACCTATTTCTTTAAGTTATATTCATACTTCGatctatgagacgttgtcgcataactaattagactattgtaagcatatcaagaatttcgagtcaagtttatcttggtaattagttctcgaaatatatatatgactaagattaataaacattttttcatacttgatgaatttcggttaagaacaatttattgttcataatctaaattatgattcaagataaTCATTCAAATA
The nucleotide sequence above comes from Papaver somniferum cultivar HN1 chromosome 8, ASM357369v1, whole genome shotgun sequence. Encoded proteins:
- the LOC113301782 gene encoding uncharacterized protein LOC113301782 isoform X1, with product MAMTRTNEESDREEEKSDDVSTKFPSFEFDSPDKTEDSLEGDKTGQDESDEVSGNNISTTVEFVNKELDSKVGIRVSNNNDTDYVFDIKTVESKRSLEGVSVDSSVDVKMETRVSEEKAGAVREEDFDEKSEDWSSEEMKEDDEMAEKSNVLDFNSAYSTVDEGNDDRMTEAFGLEAEKAMSFGFEPGDMVWGKVKSHPWWPGQVFSEAYATTSVRRSKRVGHVLVAFFGDSSYGWFDPAELIPFEPNYSEKSQQTTMRIFVRAVEEAVDEVRRRASLGLVCCCRNPHNFRPTIIRGQFTVDVLDYEGGTYSVKEIKNARDSFQPGEALSFVQQLAANPRDYGEKDNERKGIDWIRNVATFLALRKETYEEFDETYSQAFGGPSARPDTSATRVLDQAAKVPLRAPLSGPLVIAEALGEKGFTKSSKVKDKVKKDKFLLKRRDKPNVPKGPKLSKGHAGTVAMAPGDYVFKKRTPSVSKKPSISKEHEGVQTVNCDGVGVAKSSTDISTVIVEGSSGFEDTDVSRQMSDKGMRVGDTGTTDTELDGSIALMNSEASGTLDSANQKLEKADVYLKLEESTSQPRKSEGLEQPEQLILTSEGYGGLDQVSESGDGRDILEPLGAPPFPVDAKLHKGASGMSSDTVVKKAKVLKRPMNLSTDKTIMGEKKKKRKKQLGSEDISDQPPKRLKKGKDGEFLRKSTGKLQLDPQKKMGGANSTIFSDSLELSPKDDPSKISVELPELLDDLLGLAVDPFYGVGRNSPTIVRHVLLQLRTLVYQKSLVLVPTNDPETSNFNQNKSLAGAGPCKIPSGENAIKSSARLPKPLPRPDDPTKAGQKRSLSERQEEKSAKKLKKMSELKSLTAEKKGGILRVPEPKQAERKEAGTGGVFPVKPTKTATVTKRHENLQAKVPGPAMLSMMFPPRTSLPSPAELKARFARFGPLDHSLLRVFWKSSTCRVVFKNKSHAVAAYDYAVRNRGLFGNVKVNYQLKDVVPAESATKSRPDDIIDEYPTTRQTQQKQHSAVQLKSCLKKPIGEETTGSVMGSIQRENNPRVKFKLGVEESAAGGSSSRGEELMLSNNSSSSASDGSFATSSFGHGMDINSKNFQKFIPPPLPPASLLPLQPPLITGQGFMKIPQYNELDQQRTTTHTIATNISMNKVDISSEMLNLMLRCNDIVRDLNSSFGYFPYHSL
- the LOC113301782 gene encoding uncharacterized protein LOC113301782 isoform X3, producing MAMTRTNEESDREEEKSDDVSTKFPSFEFDSPDKTEDSLEGDKTGQDESDEVSESKRSLEGVSVDSSVDVKMETRVSEEKAGAVREEDFDEKSEDWSSEEMKEDDEMAEKSNVLDFNSAYSTVDEGNDDRMTEAFGLEAEKAMSFGFEPGDMVWGKVKSHPWWPGQVFSEAYATTSVRRSKRVGHVLVAFFGDSSYGWFDPAELIPFEPNYSEKSQQTTMRIFVRAVEEAVDEVRRRASLGLVCCCRNPHNFRPTIIRGQFTVDVLDYEGGTYSVKEIKNARDSFQPGEALSFVQQLAANPRDYGEKDNERKGIDWIRNVATFLALRKETYEEFDETYSQAFGGPSARPDTSATRVLDQAAKVPLRAPLSGPLVIAEALGEKGFTKSSKVKDKVKKDKFLLKRRDKPNVPKGPKLSKGHAGTVAMAPGDYVFKKRTPSVSKKPSISKEHEGVQTVNCDGVGVAKSSTDISTVIVEGSSGFEDTDVSRQMSDKGMRVGDTGTTDTELDGSIALMNSEASGTLDSANQKLEKADVYLKLEESTSQPRKSEGLEQPEQLILTSEGYGGLDQVSESGDGRDILEPLGAPPFPVDAKLHKGASGMSSDTVVKKAKVLKRPMNLSTDKTIMGEKKKKRKKQLGSEDISDQPPKRLKKGKDGEFLRKSTGKLQLDPQKKMGGANSTIFSDSLELSPKDDPSKISVELPELLDDLLGLAVDPFYGVGRNSPTIVRHVLLQLRTLVYQKSLVLVPTNDPETSNFNQNKSLAGAGPCKIPSGENAIKSSARLPKPLPRPDDPTKAGQKRSLSERQEEKSAKKLKKMSELKSLTAEKKGGILRVPEPKQAERKEAGTGGVFPVKPTKTATVTKRHENLQAKVPGPAMLSMMFPPRTSLPSPAELKARFARFGPLDHSLLRVFWKSSTCRVVFKNKSHAVAAYDYAVRNRGLFGNVKVNYQLKDVVPAESATKSRPDDIIDEYPTTRQTQQKQHSAVQLKSCLKKPIGEETTGSVMGSIQRENNPRVKFKLGVEESAAGGSSSRGEELMLSNNSSSSASDGSFATSSFGHGMDINSKNFQKFIPPPLPPASLLPLQPPLITGQGFMKIPQYNELDQQRTTTHTIATNISMNKVDISSEMLNLMLRCNDIVRDLNSSFGYFPYHSL
- the LOC113301782 gene encoding uncharacterized protein LOC113301782 isoform X2, with translation MAMTRTNEESDREEEKSDDVSTKFPSFEFDSPDKTEDSLEGDKTGQDESDEVSDYVFDIKTVESKRSLEGVSVDSSVDVKMETRVSEEKAGAVREEDFDEKSEDWSSEEMKEDDEMAEKSNVLDFNSAYSTVDEGNDDRMTEAFGLEAEKAMSFGFEPGDMVWGKVKSHPWWPGQVFSEAYATTSVRRSKRVGHVLVAFFGDSSYGWFDPAELIPFEPNYSEKSQQTTMRIFVRAVEEAVDEVRRRASLGLVCCCRNPHNFRPTIIRGQFTVDVLDYEGGTYSVKEIKNARDSFQPGEALSFVQQLAANPRDYGEKDNERKGIDWIRNVATFLALRKETYEEFDETYSQAFGGPSARPDTSATRVLDQAAKVPLRAPLSGPLVIAEALGEKGFTKSSKVKDKVKKDKFLLKRRDKPNVPKGPKLSKGHAGTVAMAPGDYVFKKRTPSVSKKPSISKEHEGVQTVNCDGVGVAKSSTDISTVIVEGSSGFEDTDVSRQMSDKGMRVGDTGTTDTELDGSIALMNSEASGTLDSANQKLEKADVYLKLEESTSQPRKSEGLEQPEQLILTSEGYGGLDQVSESGDGRDILEPLGAPPFPVDAKLHKGASGMSSDTVVKKAKVLKRPMNLSTDKTIMGEKKKKRKKQLGSEDISDQPPKRLKKGKDGEFLRKSTGKLQLDPQKKMGGANSTIFSDSLELSPKDDPSKISVELPELLDDLLGLAVDPFYGVGRNSPTIVRHVLLQLRTLVYQKSLVLVPTNDPETSNFNQNKSLAGAGPCKIPSGENAIKSSARLPKPLPRPDDPTKAGQKRSLSERQEEKSAKKLKKMSELKSLTAEKKGGILRVPEPKQAERKEAGTGGVFPVKPTKTATVTKRHENLQAKVPGPAMLSMMFPPRTSLPSPAELKARFARFGPLDHSLLRVFWKSSTCRVVFKNKSHAVAAYDYAVRNRGLFGNVKVNYQLKDVVPAESATKSRPDDIIDEYPTTRQTQQKQHSAVQLKSCLKKPIGEETTGSVMGSIQRENNPRVKFKLGVEESAAGGSSSRGEELMLSNNSSSSASDGSFATSSFGHGMDINSKNFQKFIPPPLPPASLLPLQPPLITGQGFMKIPQYNELDQQRTTTHTIATNISMNKVDISSEMLNLMLRCNDIVRDLNSSFGYFPYHSL